Part of the Halodesulfovibrio aestuarii DSM 17919 = ATCC 29578 genome, GTTCCTCTGCAAGAGTCGCAATGCTCTGGATACGTTCCAGACTTGTAACTTGTTCATTCTGAGGAAGAATCTGAAACGGCACAATTACCCCATCCGCACCGCAAGCAAGGCCATTTTCAACGGACTTACAATAACTGCCGAATATCGCTGCTCCGTGAGTACCTGTTAATAGTACAGGTGCGGTGGAATCCCCCACGGCTTGTGCAAAACTTTCCTGATGGCCGGAGTAAGGCACAGCAATAACATCTGCACCAAGCTCACTGCCGAGGCTTATTGAGTCTGCAATGAGCGCACGGTCGTATTCCTGAACGATACGATCACCCTTTGCAAAAATTGAAAGAAGCACCGGTAATCCGTAGGAATGGGCTTCCTCGCTGATGTTGCCAAAGTCCTGAAGCATTTTTTCTTCGTACTCATTGCCGATGGCGAGTTGCAAAGCAACAGCCCCTGCTCCAGAGCGTAACGCTTCAAGCACTGAACAAACAATGCTACGATTCCAAGCTGGCACAGCATGTTTACTTGCTGTAGAAAGCTGGATGATCAACGGAAGAGATGCAGGAAAAGTTAATCCATACGTTCGGGCAAAACCACTTGATACAATAAGTGAAGTTAGCGGATGTTTGCTAATGGCTTCTACGCAGGCAGGAATTGAGGCAGAAGAAGAAAAACCACCGTCCATTCGGGACTGTTCAAAAGAAACAATAACAGGTTTTGATTTGTTGTCTGTTGAAAGCAGATGCTCTCTTCTACGATAAATGCCAATCATAAACATCTCCTGAGGGCTATCGCCCGCGTGCATTGCATTCCAGATACGGACAAAATGTCAGAGCCCCGTCCGTAAGAGCTGTGTTGTCCCCAATGCCGCTGTACATCACAAGCGGAGCTTCAACAACAACACCGCAGTTACCGTTTTTTCTAGCTTCAAGCAATACCAGCGTACTATTTTGATCTGCCTTACTGTGAATAAATTTTATACGCTTAGGCGTCAGTTTATTCCGTGAACAAACCACCACAAGCTCTTCAAGGCGCTCCGAAGGGAATATACAACAGAACGCTCCCTTATTCTTTACCAGAAAAGAGGCCGCCTGCACAAATGCCTCAAGCGCACCTTCTGTTTCAAACAACGCACACGTCCGTTCCTGTGTTGCTGCGTGCCGCCCCTGATTCTGCCTCCTATACGGAGGGTTGGACACAACCAAGTCTGCACTTTCAGCCGCAAGACCGCTCGCACGAATGTTACCCACATCAACCAGAGTACCACTAAAACGCTCTGCAACTCCCAAAGACTCAGCATTCTGCTTTGCCGCATCAAGCAATACAGGTTGTAATTCAAGCCCTGTCACTGCCAGCTGCTCGTTCTCTAGTAACATCGTCAAACCAACAATGCCACAGCCTGCACCAAGATCAACAGCCGTGCGGTACTTCGCTGCACCAGCAAACCTCGCCAGCAACAACGCATCCATTGAAAAGCGGAACGTCCCCTCCGGTTGAAAAAGGCCGCGTGGAAAATATTCCCGAGCCACCGCTATCTCATCTTCTTTACGCATCATTACCCTCAACGCGCCGCAGGCGCTTTTTTCTTGCCTTCGGCGGATGGGCTGAAACTATTACACAGAGTCCCCAGCCCCTTTCAATATTTTTTGTATTACGGAAGATGCCCGTTATGTAACTTCGCAACCGGCTCAACATCTACATTTTCTTGCTTAAATATAAAAAAAGGGTGGGACTAATCTCCCCACCCTTTCCTTACAAACACTATTAAAGCCGTGGTCGCTGTTATTAACAAGAATCCTTCGCTAATCGGGTCAAAGGAGATTCCCCCTTACGAATGCAAGGCAAAGCCTGCCCTTCGGAAACTCATCAAAGAAAATACAACTCAAGAAGAGAAAGCGCCACAGGCTCCCAAACAGTTAGTCGCCACACTTCTCTTTAAGAGCTTTTGCAAGTTCAACACCCATTTCATAGCACTTTTTAAAAGAATCGTGCGTTGGAACGAACTGAATTTTTACGCCATCAACAGGCATTTCAAATCCCATATCGACAAGACTACCGGAAAGTGATTTTACGCACTCACCAGACCAACCGAAGGAACCGAATGCGCCGCCAATGCGGTTCTGCGGACGCAGCCCTTTCATGTAGGTAAGCATTTTAGCTACTTCAGGCAAAATACCGTTATTATGTGTCGGAGAACCGAAGACTACAGCACTGGCGCTTCCAAGCTCTGTCATTACAGCGCTATGATGATCAGTCTTAAGATGCATAATGCGTACTGGAACACCTTCGCTTTCAAAGCCTTCCGCAACGGCGTAAGCCATTTTTTCGGTAGAATGCCACATTGTATCAAAGATAATTACAGCACGTTTTTTCCATGCCTGCTCTGCAAATTCACGATACTTATCGAAGCACCACTGAACATCTTCTTTACCACGGAAAATAAGACCATGATCCGGTGCAAGCATATCAATTTCAATACCCATTTCTGCAATAGCATCAAGGGTCTTGAGTACTAACGGAGAGAACGGAAGAACAATATTATGGTAATATTCTACCATATCGTGCTCTACAACGGCACGGTCTACTTCGTCTACAAAGCGTTCGGTAGTAGAGATGTTCTGGCCGAAAATGTCGTTACAAATAAGAAGCTTGTCCTGTGGGATGTAGGAAACCATAGAATCAGGCCAGTGAAGCATACGGGTTTCGATAAACTGGATGTCACGAGAACCAATGTTAATGGAGTCGCCTGTTTTCACAACTTCAATAGGCCACCCCTCTGTATCGTAGTGAGCCTGCATGGACCGTTTACCCAGAGGTGAGCAGAAAATCTTCTCCGGTTTGCAGAGTTCAACGAGCTTAGGAAGACAGCCGGAGTGGTCTGGTTCAAGATGGTTACAAACGATGTAGTCTACTTTTTCCAGCTCGGTCACGTTAGACATACGGCAGAGCATTGTATCAAGAAAATTACTTTTTACTGTATCAAAAAGTACTGTTTTTTCATCTTTTACGAGATAGGTATTATACGTGGTACCCTGTGGAGACAGTGAGTAGCCATGAAAATCACGGCTCGTATAATCAACTGCACCGACCCAAAATACGTCTTTCTTAATTTCAACAGGATGCATCATGTTTTCCTTATTACTTGCCCTTGTATTCAGAGAAAGGATCTTAGAGAGAAATTTTGTTGCTGTTCAAAACAAATAGCAGCGTGTCACCGCTCTAAGAGTATAGCGCTATACTTAAAGAGCCTGTATTCTCGCACTGATTACGTCAGCAACACGCAAAAAAATCTACCAAAGTAACGCACACCATGGCACAACAGCTAAAGATAACGATAGCATGTGCGCCTATATCCTGTACAGAGTATGCTATACAACAATTTACTAAAAAAAGCCCCCCTTCATGAGGGGGGCTTACTATTGCTTAAGCTGGTTCGAATTCGCTCTTAGGAGCCCCGCAAACCGGACAAAGCCAATCATCAGGAATATCTTCGAACTTTGTGCCTGGCGCTACCCCATTATCAGGATCACCCTCAGCAGGATCGTATTCATAACCACAAATCAAGCATACATATTTTTCCATTGTTCTCTACCCCTTTGATTATGCTTCAGCTTTCCAGTGACCATGAAGATTACAGTATTCACGAACAGTAACGGTTTCTGCTTCAACACAGAACTCGGCTTCAGGGGCATCACCCGGATTAAGAAATTTGGTGTAACTTACGCCGTCTGCAATAAGCTCAATCCACTGAATCCAATGTGTGTCAATCATAGGATGAGCAACTTCACCGACTTTTACGAGGTAGCCATTCGCAGTTTTTTCAATAACTGGAACATGCTTTTCGCGTGCTGCGTCTACGGTTCCTTCAACCTGAAGAACCATATCATCATCACAACAAACTAAAGCTGGACCGCCACCTACGAGAATTTGAGCCATATTTCCGCAGTGCTCACATTTGTAAACTTCAAGACGATTTGGCATCGGGAGCCTCCTGATCGGCATTATATTATTTTTATTCGGGGAAAAATCGTTTTCCAGTAACCAGAATTTCGAGTGCTGCGTTACTATACACGTAAAAGAGTATCAGTTCAACGCGTTAAGCAGGCTTTTATCTGCTCCTGCCATCTGTTGAAAAACATATACGCAGTTGAAAAAGAATAATCAAGCTATTAATAACTATTCTTATTAAGCTTTTTTCCCTTTCTCGCTTAACCCATTGAATTACATAAATTTTGTAAAAAACAAAAAAGAGGCAGAGAGTATGCACTCTCTGCCTCTTTTACTGAAAATATCATCAAGCACAGCGGTATGTTAAGCCATACGTCTGCTGGCCTAACACATCATGACCTTATTTCTTCTTGCCCAGCTGAAACTTACGAACAGCTTTGTTATGTTCTTTCAAAGTCTTGCTAAACTTATGCGAACCATCACCTTTTGCGACAAAGAACAGGTAGTCATGCTGTGCAGGATTCATGGCAGCGTTTATGGCTTCAAGCCCGGGGGAACAAATAGGCCCCGGAGGTAAGCCTCTGTGCTGATACGTGTTATACTCATTATTTTTGTTACGAATGTCAGCGCGACGGATATTGCCGTCGAAATCCTGACCCAAACCATAAATGATAGTCGGGTCAGCTTGCATACGCATTCCCCTCTCAAGGCGATTACGATACACGCCAGCAACAAGTTCGCGCTCTGACGCAATTGCGGTCTCTTTTTCTACTAACGAAGCTAAAATAAGAATCTTTTGCAATACTTTTGTATCTGGAACATCGTCTCCCCAGACAGAGGAAGTTTTCTGCCAGAACATATGAACGAGCATTGATGCCACGTTTTCTGCAGAAGCTTCATTCAATACCTTAGGCTTGTGCAACTTATACGTTTCAGGAAACAGAAAGCCTTCTGCACTGGAAAACGGAATGTTATTTTTTTTCAGGAAAGCGGGATCATGAATAACTTTTGAAAAATCCTCTGCTCTGGCAAATCCCTGCTGTTCAATTTTTTTGGCAACATCCCACCAAGGCAACCCTTCCTGAAAAGACAACGTATAAAGAACTCCCTTGCCACGTATGAGTTCTTGTAAAAGACGTTCGGGCGTCCAGCCGGTATTAATTAAATATTCGCCGGCCTTTAACTGCTGCTGCTGTTTACGAATGCGAACAAGCACACGAAATGCAAATGGATATGTGACGGCGCCCTGACGTGCCATATCATCAATAACCTGATTAAACGACGCACCGTCCGGAACAACAAGAGGCACTTCGCGCGATTCTTCCTGCATAGGAGAACGAGTGTACGCTTCAAACGCAAACCATGCCCCACCTGCCATAAGAATAACAAGCACTGCTATTGCACTGCATATTTTAGAAAATGTACTCATATAAATACTACTAATCGTACCGCTGTCTGTGCTCTTCACTCAAGTGCAAAAACGACTCTAAAATGCGCACGGCAGCCTGCTGATCAACAACTTTATCAATCTCGTGCCCCTTCAGTCCAGCATCACGCAGCTCTAATTCTGCCTCAAAGGAACTGAGAGCTTCTGTGATGATAAAAATCGGCAGGTCGCAACGGCGGCGCAACCGTGCCAAAAAATTGCGAACCTGTCGGGACATAAGGGTTTCTTCACCATCCAGAGTCATCGGCAGGCCAACAACAATCGCATCAGGAGTCTCTTTCTCGATAAACGCCAGAAGTTCCGTGAAAAATTTTTCACGGGTTTTCATTATCAGCGTCATACGCGGAAATGCCATGTTGCCCCCAGTGTCGCTGGCAGCAAGCCCTGTCCGCTTTGTTCCGTAGTCAATCGCAATATATTTCATGTAATGTTTCTTTTGCCATAATACGCAAAGCTCCCCTCCTGACTGTAAACGAGTGCAGAAGGGGAGCCAACGTTATTAAAGACTTTTTGTACCTACGATTCGCTTCGAGTCTTTCTTAACAGACTCAATTGCAATACGTTT contains:
- a CDS encoding class I fructose-bisphosphate aldolase — protein: MIGIYRRREHLLSTDNKSKPVIVSFEQSRMDGGFSSSASIPACVEAISKHPLTSLIVSSGFARTYGLTFPASLPLIIQLSTASKHAVPAWNRSIVCSVLEALRSGAGAVALQLAIGNEYEEKMLQDFGNISEEAHSYGLPVLLSIFAKGDRIVQEYDRALIADSISLGSELGADVIAVPYSGHQESFAQAVGDSTAPVLLTGTHGAAIFGSYCKSVENGLACGADGVIVPFQILPQNEQVTSLERIQSIATLAEEPQKEDV
- a CDS encoding tRNA1(Val) (adenine(37)-N6)-methyltransferase codes for the protein MMRKEDEIAVAREYFPRGLFQPEGTFRFSMDALLLARFAGAAKYRTAVDLGAGCGIVGLTMLLENEQLAVTGLELQPVLLDAAKQNAESLGVAERFSGTLVDVGNIRASGLAAESADLVVSNPPYRRQNQGRHAATQERTCALFETEGALEAFVQAASFLVKNKGAFCCIFPSERLEELVVVCSRNKLTPKRIKFIHSKADQNSTLVLLEARKNGNCGVVVEAPLVMYSGIGDNTALTDGALTFCPYLECNARGR
- a CDS encoding FprA family A-type flavoprotein, translated to MHPVEIKKDVFWVGAVDYTSRDFHGYSLSPQGTTYNTYLVKDEKTVLFDTVKSNFLDTMLCRMSNVTELEKVDYIVCNHLEPDHSGCLPKLVELCKPEKIFCSPLGKRSMQAHYDTEGWPIEVVKTGDSINIGSRDIQFIETRMLHWPDSMVSYIPQDKLLICNDIFGQNISTTERFVDEVDRAVVEHDMVEYYHNIVLPFSPLVLKTLDAIAEMGIEIDMLAPDHGLIFRGKEDVQWCFDKYREFAEQAWKKRAVIIFDTMWHSTEKMAYAVAEGFESEGVPVRIMHLKTDHHSAVMTELGSASAVVFGSPTHNNGILPEVAKMLTYMKGLRPQNRIGGAFGSFGWSGECVKSLSGSLVDMGFEMPVDGVKIQFVPTHDSFKKCYEMGVELAKALKEKCGD
- the rd gene encoding rubredoxin, whose product is MEKYVCLICGYEYDPAEGDPDNGVAPGTKFEDIPDDWLCPVCGAPKSEFEPA
- a CDS encoding desulfoferrodoxin → MPNRLEVYKCEHCGNMAQILVGGGPALVCCDDDMVLQVEGTVDAAREKHVPVIEKTANGYLVKVGEVAHPMIDTHWIQWIELIADGVSYTKFLNPGDAPEAEFCVEAETVTVREYCNLHGHWKAEA
- the mltG gene encoding endolytic transglycosylase MltG gives rise to the protein MSTFSKICSAIAVLVILMAGGAWFAFEAYTRSPMQEESREVPLVVPDGASFNQVIDDMARQGAVTYPFAFRVLVRIRKQQQQLKAGEYLINTGWTPERLLQELIRGKGVLYTLSFQEGLPWWDVAKKIEQQGFARAEDFSKVIHDPAFLKKNNIPFSSAEGFLFPETYKLHKPKVLNEASAENVASMLVHMFWQKTSSVWGDDVPDTKVLQKILILASLVEKETAIASERELVAGVYRNRLERGMRMQADPTIIYGLGQDFDGNIRRADIRNKNNEYNTYQHRGLPPGPICSPGLEAINAAMNPAQHDYLFFVAKGDGSHKFSKTLKEHNKAVRKFQLGKKK
- the ruvX gene encoding Holliday junction resolvase RuvX, whose amino-acid sequence is MKYIAIDYGTKRTGLAASDTGGNMAFPRMTLIMKTREKFFTELLAFIEKETPDAIVVGLPMTLDGEETLMSRQVRNFLARLRRRCDLPIFIITEALSSFEAELELRDAGLKGHEIDKVVDQQAAVRILESFLHLSEEHRQRYD